The following proteins are encoded in a genomic region of Microtus ochrogaster isolate Prairie Vole_2 chromosome 5, MicOch1.0, whole genome shotgun sequence:
- the Slc44a2 gene encoding choline transporter-like protein 2 isoform X2, protein MEDDRKDGVYGTPQKYDPTFKGPIYNRGCTDVICCVLLFLAIVGYVAVGIIAWTHGDPRKVIYPTDSRGEFCGQKGTKNANKPFLFYFNIVKCASPLVLLEFQCPTPQICVKQCPDRYLTFLKARTSPDFDYYKQFCVPGFQNNKGLAEVLRDGDCPAVITPSKPLAQRCFPAIHANKGVLMVGNETTYEDGNGTRKNITELVEGAKKANMVLEARQLAMQIFEDYTVSWYWIVIGLVIAMVLSLLFIILLRFLAGIMVWVMIVMVILVLGYGIFHCYMEYSRLRGEAGSDISLVDLGFQTDLRVYLHLRQTWMAFMIILSILEVVIILLLIFLRKRILIAIALIKEASRAVGHVMCSMLYPLVTFFLLCLCIAYWASTAVFLSTSNVAVYKIFDDTSCPLLGQTCNPETFPSANESRLCPSGHCQFAFYGGESAYHRALLGLQFFNAFMFFWLSNFVLALGQVTLAGAFASYYWALRKPEDMPAFPLFSAFGRALRYHTGSLAFGSLILAVVQIIRVTLEYLDQRLKAAQNKFARFVMVCLKCCFWCLEKFIKFLNRNAYIMIAIYGTNFCTSARNAFFLLMRNIIRVAVLDKVTDFLFLLGKLLIVGSVGILAFFFFTHRIRVVQDTAPPLNYYWVPILTVIIGSYMIAHGFFSVYGMCVDTLFLCFCEDLERNDGSQERPYFMSPEMRDIFLKGSPQEGKQEEVEEE, encoded by the exons GGACGCCTCAGAAATATGACCCCACCTTCAAAGGACCCATTTACAACAG GGGCTGCACAGATGTCATTTGCTGTGTGCTGCTCTTCCTGGCCATTGTGGGCTATGTGGCTGTGGGCATCATAG CCTGGACCCATGGAGACCCTCGGAAGGTGATCTACCCTACTGATAGCCGGGGCGAGTTCTGTGGGCAGAAGGGAACAAAAAATGC GAACAAGCCCTTCTTGTTTTACTTCAACATCGTCAAGTGTGCCAGCCCCCTGGTCCTGCTGGAATTTCAGTGTCCCACCCCTCAG ATCTGTGTGAAGCAGTGCCCGGATCGCTATCTCACCTTTCTGAAAGCACGCACCTCCCCAGACTTTGACTATTACAAGCAGTTCTGCGTGCCTGGCTTCCAGAACAATAAA GGGCTGGCTGAGGTGCTCCGCGATGGGGACTGTCCAGCGGTTATCACCCCCAGCAAACCTT TGGCCCAGCGGTGCTTCCCGGCCATCCACGCCAACAAAGGGGTCCTCATGGTGGGCAACGAGACAACCTATGAGGACGGAAATGGCACCAGGAAGAACATCACGGAGCTAGTGGAGGGCGCCAA GAAGGCCAACATGGTTCTAGAGGCCCGGCAGCTGGCCATGCAGATATTTGAAGATTACACTGTATCCTGGTACTGGATTGTAAT AGGTTTGGTCATTGCCATGGTGCTGAGTCTCCTGTTCATCATCCTGCTACGGTTCCTGGCAGGCATTATGGTCTGGGTGATGATTGTCATGGTGATCCTGGTACTTGGCTATG GAATATTTCACTGCTATATGGAGTACTCAAGACTGAGGGGAGAGGCGGGCTCGGACATCTCCTTGGTGGACCTTGGCTTCCAGACGGACCTCCGAGTGTACCTGCACTTGCGGCAGACCTGGATGGCCTTCA TGATCATTTTAAGCATCCTGGAGGTGGTTATCATCCTGTTACTCATCTTTCTTCGCAAGAGGATATTAATCGCCAtagccctcatcaaagaagccagCAG GGCTGTGGGACATGTCATGTGCTCCATGCTCTACCCACTGGTGACTTTCTTCCTCTTGTGTCTCTGCATTGCCTACTGGGCCAGCACCGCTGT CTTCCTGTCTACCTCTAACGTAGCTGTGTACAAGATTTTCGATGACACATCCTGCCCGCTTTTGGGGCAAACCTGCAACCCAGAG ACCTTCCCCTCAGCGAATGAAAGCCGCCTGTGTCCCAGTGGCCACTGCCAGTTTGCCTTCTATGGTGGCGAGTCTGCCTACCACCGTGCCCTGCTGGGCCTGCAGTTCTTCAATGCATTCATGTTCTTCTGGCTGTCCAACTTCGTGCTGGCGCTGGGCCAGGTGACCTTGGCTGGAGCCTTTGCCTCCTATTACTGGGCTCTGCGTAAGCCTGAGGACATGcctgcctttcccctcttctctgcttttgGCAGAGCGCTCAG GTACCACACAGGCTCCCTGGCCTTCGGCTCGCTTATCCTTGCTGTCGTGCAGATCATCCGAGTGACACTGGAGTACCTGGACCAGCGCCTGAAAG CTGCACAGAACAAGTTTGCCAGGTTCGTCATGGTCTGTCTCAAGTGCTGCTTCTGGTGCCTAGAGAAGTTTATCAAGTTCCTAAATAGGAATGCTTATATCATG aTTGCTATCTACGGCACCAACTTCTGCACCTCAGCCAGAAACGCCTTCTTTCTACTTATGAGAAATATCATCAG GGTGGCCGTCCTGGACAAAGTTActgacttcctcttcctgttgGGCAAACTTCTGATTGTGGGTAGTGTGG GCATCctagccttcttcttcttcacccATCGGATCAGAGTCGTGCAAGATACAGCTCCGCCTCTCAATTATTACTGGGTCCCGATACTG ACAGTGATCATTGGTTCCTATATGATTGCACATGGCTTCTTCAGCGTCTACggcatgtgtgtggacacattgttcctctgtttct GTGAGGACCTTGAGAGGAATGACGGCTCTCAGGAGCGACCCTACTTCATGTCGCCCGAGATGAGAGACATCTTTTTGAAGGGGAGTCCGCAGGAGGGCAAGCAGGAGGAAGTTGAGGAGGAATAG
- the Slc44a2 gene encoding choline transporter-like protein 2 isoform X3 produces the protein MGKDSQHYYGKHGTPQKYDPTFKGPIYNRGCTDVICCVLLFLAIVGYVAVGIIAWTHGDPRKVIYPTDSRGEFCGQKGTKNANKPFLFYFNIVKCASPLVLLEFQCPTPQICVKQCPDRYLTFLKARTSPDFDYYKQFCVPGFQNNKGLAEVLRDGDCPAVITPSKPLAQRCFPAIHANKGVLMVGNETTYEDGNGTRKNITELVEGAKKANMVLEARQLAMQIFEDYTVSWYWIVIGLVIAMVLSLLFIILLRFLAGIMVWVMIVMVILVLGYGIFHCYMEYSRLRGEAGSDISLVDLGFQTDLRVYLHLRQTWMAFMIILSILEVVIILLLIFLRKRILIAIALIKEASRAVGHVMCSMLYPLVTFFLLCLCIAYWASTAVFLSTSNVAVYKIFDDTSCPLLGQTCNPETFPSANESRLCPSGHCQFAFYGGESAYHRALLGLQFFNAFMFFWLSNFVLALGQVTLAGAFASYYWALRKPEDMPAFPLFSAFGRALRYHTGSLAFGSLILAVVQIIRVTLEYLDQRLKAAQNKFARFVMVCLKCCFWCLEKFIKFLNRNAYIMIAIYGTNFCTSARNAFFLLMRNIIRVAVLDKVTDFLFLLGKLLIVGSVGILAFFFFTHRIRVVQDTAPPLNYYWVPILTVIIGSYMIAHGFFSVYGMCVDTLFLCFLEDLERNDGSAERPYFMSSTLKKLLNKTNKKVAES, from the exons ATGGGGAAGGATTCGCAGCATTACTACGGGAAGCATG GGACGCCTCAGAAATATGACCCCACCTTCAAAGGACCCATTTACAACAG GGGCTGCACAGATGTCATTTGCTGTGTGCTGCTCTTCCTGGCCATTGTGGGCTATGTGGCTGTGGGCATCATAG CCTGGACCCATGGAGACCCTCGGAAGGTGATCTACCCTACTGATAGCCGGGGCGAGTTCTGTGGGCAGAAGGGAACAAAAAATGC GAACAAGCCCTTCTTGTTTTACTTCAACATCGTCAAGTGTGCCAGCCCCCTGGTCCTGCTGGAATTTCAGTGTCCCACCCCTCAG ATCTGTGTGAAGCAGTGCCCGGATCGCTATCTCACCTTTCTGAAAGCACGCACCTCCCCAGACTTTGACTATTACAAGCAGTTCTGCGTGCCTGGCTTCCAGAACAATAAA GGGCTGGCTGAGGTGCTCCGCGATGGGGACTGTCCAGCGGTTATCACCCCCAGCAAACCTT TGGCCCAGCGGTGCTTCCCGGCCATCCACGCCAACAAAGGGGTCCTCATGGTGGGCAACGAGACAACCTATGAGGACGGAAATGGCACCAGGAAGAACATCACGGAGCTAGTGGAGGGCGCCAA GAAGGCCAACATGGTTCTAGAGGCCCGGCAGCTGGCCATGCAGATATTTGAAGATTACACTGTATCCTGGTACTGGATTGTAAT AGGTTTGGTCATTGCCATGGTGCTGAGTCTCCTGTTCATCATCCTGCTACGGTTCCTGGCAGGCATTATGGTCTGGGTGATGATTGTCATGGTGATCCTGGTACTTGGCTATG GAATATTTCACTGCTATATGGAGTACTCAAGACTGAGGGGAGAGGCGGGCTCGGACATCTCCTTGGTGGACCTTGGCTTCCAGACGGACCTCCGAGTGTACCTGCACTTGCGGCAGACCTGGATGGCCTTCA TGATCATTTTAAGCATCCTGGAGGTGGTTATCATCCTGTTACTCATCTTTCTTCGCAAGAGGATATTAATCGCCAtagccctcatcaaagaagccagCAG GGCTGTGGGACATGTCATGTGCTCCATGCTCTACCCACTGGTGACTTTCTTCCTCTTGTGTCTCTGCATTGCCTACTGGGCCAGCACCGCTGT CTTCCTGTCTACCTCTAACGTAGCTGTGTACAAGATTTTCGATGACACATCCTGCCCGCTTTTGGGGCAAACCTGCAACCCAGAG ACCTTCCCCTCAGCGAATGAAAGCCGCCTGTGTCCCAGTGGCCACTGCCAGTTTGCCTTCTATGGTGGCGAGTCTGCCTACCACCGTGCCCTGCTGGGCCTGCAGTTCTTCAATGCATTCATGTTCTTCTGGCTGTCCAACTTCGTGCTGGCGCTGGGCCAGGTGACCTTGGCTGGAGCCTTTGCCTCCTATTACTGGGCTCTGCGTAAGCCTGAGGACATGcctgcctttcccctcttctctgcttttgGCAGAGCGCTCAG GTACCACACAGGCTCCCTGGCCTTCGGCTCGCTTATCCTTGCTGTCGTGCAGATCATCCGAGTGACACTGGAGTACCTGGACCAGCGCCTGAAAG CTGCACAGAACAAGTTTGCCAGGTTCGTCATGGTCTGTCTCAAGTGCTGCTTCTGGTGCCTAGAGAAGTTTATCAAGTTCCTAAATAGGAATGCTTATATCATG aTTGCTATCTACGGCACCAACTTCTGCACCTCAGCCAGAAACGCCTTCTTTCTACTTATGAGAAATATCATCAG GGTGGCCGTCCTGGACAAAGTTActgacttcctcttcctgttgGGCAAACTTCTGATTGTGGGTAGTGTGG GCATCctagccttcttcttcttcacccATCGGATCAGAGTCGTGCAAGATACAGCTCCGCCTCTCAATTATTACTGGGTCCCGATACTG ACAGTGATCATTGGTTCCTATATGATTGCACATGGCTTCTTCAGCGTCTACggcatgtgtgtggacacattgttcctctgtttct TGGAGGATCTGGAGAGAAATGACGGTTCAGCGGAGAGGCCTTACTTCATGTCTTCCACCCTCAAGAAACTGTTGAATAAAACCAACAAGAAGGTAGCAGAATCCTAA
- the Slc44a2 gene encoding choline transporter-like protein 2 isoform X1, with translation MGKDSQHYYGKHGTPQKYDPTFKGPIYNRGCTDVICCVLLFLAIVGYVAVGIIAWTHGDPRKVIYPTDSRGEFCGQKGTKNANKPFLFYFNIVKCASPLVLLEFQCPTPQICVKQCPDRYLTFLKARTSPDFDYYKQFCVPGFQNNKGLAEVLRDGDCPAVITPSKPLAQRCFPAIHANKGVLMVGNETTYEDGNGTRKNITELVEGAKKANMVLEARQLAMQIFEDYTVSWYWIVIGLVIAMVLSLLFIILLRFLAGIMVWVMIVMVILVLGYGIFHCYMEYSRLRGEAGSDISLVDLGFQTDLRVYLHLRQTWMAFMIILSILEVVIILLLIFLRKRILIAIALIKEASRAVGHVMCSMLYPLVTFFLLCLCIAYWASTAVFLSTSNVAVYKIFDDTSCPLLGQTCNPETFPSANESRLCPSGHCQFAFYGGESAYHRALLGLQFFNAFMFFWLSNFVLALGQVTLAGAFASYYWALRKPEDMPAFPLFSAFGRALRYHTGSLAFGSLILAVVQIIRVTLEYLDQRLKAAQNKFARFVMVCLKCCFWCLEKFIKFLNRNAYIMIAIYGTNFCTSARNAFFLLMRNIIRVAVLDKVTDFLFLLGKLLIVGSVGILAFFFFTHRIRVVQDTAPPLNYYWVPILTVIIGSYMIAHGFFSVYGMCVDTLFLCFCEDLERNDGSQERPYFMSPEMRDIFLKGSPQEGKQEEVEEE, from the exons ATGGGGAAGGATTCGCAGCATTACTACGGGAAGCATG GGACGCCTCAGAAATATGACCCCACCTTCAAAGGACCCATTTACAACAG GGGCTGCACAGATGTCATTTGCTGTGTGCTGCTCTTCCTGGCCATTGTGGGCTATGTGGCTGTGGGCATCATAG CCTGGACCCATGGAGACCCTCGGAAGGTGATCTACCCTACTGATAGCCGGGGCGAGTTCTGTGGGCAGAAGGGAACAAAAAATGC GAACAAGCCCTTCTTGTTTTACTTCAACATCGTCAAGTGTGCCAGCCCCCTGGTCCTGCTGGAATTTCAGTGTCCCACCCCTCAG ATCTGTGTGAAGCAGTGCCCGGATCGCTATCTCACCTTTCTGAAAGCACGCACCTCCCCAGACTTTGACTATTACAAGCAGTTCTGCGTGCCTGGCTTCCAGAACAATAAA GGGCTGGCTGAGGTGCTCCGCGATGGGGACTGTCCAGCGGTTATCACCCCCAGCAAACCTT TGGCCCAGCGGTGCTTCCCGGCCATCCACGCCAACAAAGGGGTCCTCATGGTGGGCAACGAGACAACCTATGAGGACGGAAATGGCACCAGGAAGAACATCACGGAGCTAGTGGAGGGCGCCAA GAAGGCCAACATGGTTCTAGAGGCCCGGCAGCTGGCCATGCAGATATTTGAAGATTACACTGTATCCTGGTACTGGATTGTAAT AGGTTTGGTCATTGCCATGGTGCTGAGTCTCCTGTTCATCATCCTGCTACGGTTCCTGGCAGGCATTATGGTCTGGGTGATGATTGTCATGGTGATCCTGGTACTTGGCTATG GAATATTTCACTGCTATATGGAGTACTCAAGACTGAGGGGAGAGGCGGGCTCGGACATCTCCTTGGTGGACCTTGGCTTCCAGACGGACCTCCGAGTGTACCTGCACTTGCGGCAGACCTGGATGGCCTTCA TGATCATTTTAAGCATCCTGGAGGTGGTTATCATCCTGTTACTCATCTTTCTTCGCAAGAGGATATTAATCGCCAtagccctcatcaaagaagccagCAG GGCTGTGGGACATGTCATGTGCTCCATGCTCTACCCACTGGTGACTTTCTTCCTCTTGTGTCTCTGCATTGCCTACTGGGCCAGCACCGCTGT CTTCCTGTCTACCTCTAACGTAGCTGTGTACAAGATTTTCGATGACACATCCTGCCCGCTTTTGGGGCAAACCTGCAACCCAGAG ACCTTCCCCTCAGCGAATGAAAGCCGCCTGTGTCCCAGTGGCCACTGCCAGTTTGCCTTCTATGGTGGCGAGTCTGCCTACCACCGTGCCCTGCTGGGCCTGCAGTTCTTCAATGCATTCATGTTCTTCTGGCTGTCCAACTTCGTGCTGGCGCTGGGCCAGGTGACCTTGGCTGGAGCCTTTGCCTCCTATTACTGGGCTCTGCGTAAGCCTGAGGACATGcctgcctttcccctcttctctgcttttgGCAGAGCGCTCAG GTACCACACAGGCTCCCTGGCCTTCGGCTCGCTTATCCTTGCTGTCGTGCAGATCATCCGAGTGACACTGGAGTACCTGGACCAGCGCCTGAAAG CTGCACAGAACAAGTTTGCCAGGTTCGTCATGGTCTGTCTCAAGTGCTGCTTCTGGTGCCTAGAGAAGTTTATCAAGTTCCTAAATAGGAATGCTTATATCATG aTTGCTATCTACGGCACCAACTTCTGCACCTCAGCCAGAAACGCCTTCTTTCTACTTATGAGAAATATCATCAG GGTGGCCGTCCTGGACAAAGTTActgacttcctcttcctgttgGGCAAACTTCTGATTGTGGGTAGTGTGG GCATCctagccttcttcttcttcacccATCGGATCAGAGTCGTGCAAGATACAGCTCCGCCTCTCAATTATTACTGGGTCCCGATACTG ACAGTGATCATTGGTTCCTATATGATTGCACATGGCTTCTTCAGCGTCTACggcatgtgtgtggacacattgttcctctgtttct GTGAGGACCTTGAGAGGAATGACGGCTCTCAGGAGCGACCCTACTTCATGTCGCCCGAGATGAGAGACATCTTTTTGAAGGGGAGTCCGCAGGAGGGCAAGCAGGAGGAAGTTGAGGAGGAATAG